The nucleotide sequence cttaggtcaaataatctgtgcttctatacatctgatggtgcttttatctggaaggactgtaaactttatgccaacatgccttttgttgtatggttggaatttattttgttgtgatacaacatttatgatgctgccacagactgtagtaattatgacgctatttttgtatagtgtaggtttatcttaataATGTATTtagccgaaagcttcataggagcccaacatgccaacattcgtcgggcccattccaattggacTAAAAACAATCaagggccgaaattggcatgtagtccactaaaaatatctgggcctaaatcagcataagctttcatatttttctggtaagcctgtgcccatagtgggcctttaacaggcctaaacataatttgggccctcagtaaaattaGGCCTTTTACAtatgtaaatatctcgagcccataaagaacatgggcctttaatagaccaaaagtgagattgggccctgattgtgccaaataacccactggacttagcaggccgaaatggtggcccatttacgatgtagatctttgacaggccgaaattcggacgggtcgtaaatgcgctgacctaatacatgggcctttaacgggatggaacttcggtcgggctagattattgccatttttatatgggccgttaatgggcccgatatgacgttgagccgcatatggcccatggtttatgtccagcgttaacaggccagaaatgacAATAggtcgaaagtggcccaaatctatagtgggcctctaacagcccgaatgtcagacatggccgaatatgacccaaatcctttatggtcgtttatgggccgaaagttttgatggtctataaatgggcccaaatgaagccggacctttaacgggccggaaatacaccgggccgtaatttggcccagttacttagcggacagttaacgggccagaagtgaccatgggccacattgatgacaagtttagggcaggccgttgacgggccgatttgacagagaatgttgggcctttagctgggccggtccattatggtctgcagaatcttgtgggcctttagttgggctggcccattgtggtccacaaaatcttgtgggcctttagctgggccggcccattatggtctacaaattagtgtgggcctttagctaggccggcccattatggtccgctaaattttgtgggtctttagctgggccggcccattatggcccgctaaatcttatgggccttcggttgggccggcccatttaaactttgtgggccacttttgggccggtccacgtgtcaacatatcataggtcatctcgaccgttggatgagtgacacctgtgccaacgcggagctgacgcgtggatccgtcagccaatgagaattttacacgtggaaaatcggcattggtcgtggctgttaacgggttatcggatccaaaatccgacccaataacttaacggcgttccgttacggtggatgccacgtgtcggtcacccttgacgaaagcatttctatgacgcgcgatttatcgtcatggaagtggacacttccgtgatgataattttggtaatgtcatggaacacttctacgacagcacagatatgactatcttgattctgtcataaatttgtcatggatgtacatgcatgacagaaaacgcgacctactgtgacaaacacgtatcatcacggaagtgtatttttttgtagtgtaatgtcTGCCAAACCATCGAACCGAGTGATCAGGACATCTATCCTTTTGCCGAGCGCATCATGACATTGCTTGATGTAGTTGCATCTGTGGTCAAAACCATCCCGAATATTTTGAGGAATATCATCCGTGTACACTGGACATACAATTTTCTGAGAATCAGCAGCAACCTCGTCTTCCTTGTTGACCGAGGTCGACATCTTGATCAACACAATACCGTGAACAATcttagctctgaataccacttgatgtaGATTCGGCTAGACGACGAATCGCTGGTTGGTCCGATCCTTCATGGTACGTGCAAAATATCAATGAACAACGGCATCAACCGTCGTAGAAAGAAAAACAGACCGACGTAGAAGAAGAAAAGCCTTTGGATCAAAACAATATAACAAGAAGGCCAAAGGAGTAGACTGTCCCGAATATTGATACGAGATCAACACGGGAACAACAGCAATGAAACCCTAGGAATCGCAAGAACGCATCTTTGGTGCCCCTCGCGTGAGGCGTTTTATGGTATTTTTTATTCAACTCCAAAACTAATCTGCGTACAAAACTCAGGACGCTGCCTTTTATAGCCTAGACACCAGCCGTAAGGGCCTAAACTACTGTCTCAAACTAATACGGAGATCCCCTCCTTTTACATCTcggagaaaaagaaaaataaacaagcTAACTAGCACAACCTGTACGTGGACCCTCCTATTCTGAAGTAGTATTCTTTAATTAGAAAGCTACTTAATCAATCAGCCACGCTAATCACACATGACTAATTTAAAATAAAAGAACTACTTATTTGCTTGCATGCTTGAGACTATTTCACCCGACATGAAATACTACCAATATTAGTGCACTTTGGAGGGGTTTTGAAGTTTGGCTTCACCGTGTCCTTCTTCGGCTCCATCGGCGAAACCTCAAAGAAGAAAGAGCCAAGTTGTAGCACAGTCGGAAGATTAGAATCTAAAGCCTCTGGTATATTTGCATCAAAACAAATGATTGTGCTTGTCTTTTGTTCAACACTTGGAGTCGCCCCAAGTAAACCTACGGCATTGGTGCACACATCACTACAGGAGTTGTTCTTCCAGACCATATCGAAGCCCTTGTTTGGGCACAAGCAATTTGATAACGATTTGCACAAAATGCAAGCACTATGGAAGCCTTGGCTCTCTGTGATGGCATTCGTCTTACTCTTAAACATCTCAAGGTGATCACTGAAAGTGATGCTCAAGATGTTGCGCGAATGAGGCAAATTTTTCAAAGCAGAACTGGCTCCATCGTCCGTATCAACCGAAAAGCAAATGTTGACGCGAGCTCCAGTTTTCAACCTTGCTCCATTGTCCATATCAACCGAGAAGCAAATGAAGCGGCACACATGTGTGCCAAATAGGCTAGTGAGGATTGTAGAAGACGTATCTTGGTGAATTACACCCCTGCTTTTCTTCTAGGATGTATTCACACACACTGTAATCCTCCTAAGTAATACAATATAGCTTATTGTTGCAAAAAGAAATTGTTCGACCTACTAAGAGCATCGCTTTATTGTCATTCAGGTGGTGATCATATGGAGATGTGCCGTTGGAGTGCAGGGCACGAGACATGAAAGAACCGTAaagaaagaagaaaacaaagaaTCGCAGGCCATGCCGCTTTGGCGCATGGCGCCACGCGGGAACAAACCGCCGCCCCCTTGGGTCCCGTGGGAGCTCCTATAGGGCGCCTTGTTGAGCTTCTTGGCGCCCATGTGCCCCCGCTCATGGGCCGGCCCAAGAAGAAAATAGCGGTTGACTGGTTACCTAGTTCCCTTGACCGCGTTAGACCGGTCGCGGCCAACCAATTGACTTTTGAAAAAGTAAGTTTTTTTAATAGTGAACtaaaaatgtcaatggtttttgAAAGACAAGttcacaaacttcaaaaagaatcacgaatttgaaaaaaaaagttcattgaatctgaaaaaaatcacatattttaaaaaaattaattgATTTTGAAAGAAGCTCATCGAATTAAAAAAaccattgaatttgaaaaaaggttatcaattttgagaaaaagttcacaaaaattgaaaaaagtttatcGATTTTTGAAAAGAAGTTTATTGAATTtagaaaaaggttcatcaaatttgaaaaacacTTCATTAAATCTGAAAAAATCATCGAAATTGAAAGAAAGTTCATCGAGCGCCCCGAGCACGCAACTTTGGAATCCGCNNNNNNNNNNNNNNNNNNNNNNNNNNNNNNNNNNNNNNNNNNNNNNNNNNNNNNNNNNNNNNNNNNNNNNNNNNNNNNNNNNNNNNNNNNNNNNNNNNNNNNNNNNNNNNNNNNNNNNNNNNNNNNNNNNNNNNNNNNNNNNNNNNNNNNNNNNNNNNNNNNNNNNNNNNNNNNNNNNNNNNNNNNNNNNNNNNNNNNNNNNNNNNNNNNNNNNNNNNNNNNNNNNNNNNNNNNNNNNNNNNNNNNNNNNNNNNNNNNNNNNNNNNNNNACGATGCCACATCCTGCATTGCACACACCATCAGGAGGGGAgaaacgccccgccgccgcctacactgacgcgggaggggaggagaggcgagGAAGGGGATGGAAGCGGCGGAAGCTAGAGCGGGCGAGACGAGCTTTCGATCAACTCGGATACGTATCCTAAGCTATTCTAGCCGGGCAAAAAAGAAAACTGCACTTAAGTTGATGCTAACGAAATGAGTACATCGAATGTTTTAGTTCCCTGTGCATACATGAACGTGgcgtttttatattatttttttggcaGTGGTGGGTGTTTCTAACACGAACACATTTACTTTCAGCACTAAAAAAATGAACGCATTTGTTTTCACCACGCAATCAATCTGATCTtctgaaaaaaaaagagaaggaaagagACACGCAACGGTACGCACGGGCATCAgctgcctggaaaactcccgttCCGCCGCCACCCCCGCTCCGGATCCAGCCCCGCTCCACTTGCTTTTCATATCCGCAGCCACGCCACGCGCAgctccgcccgccgcccgccaccgcctcTGCCCCGGCTATAAAGCTCCGCCCTTTGGCcggcccgctcctcctctctccgtCCGGGCCGCGCCTCTCGCCTCCTTCATCGTCCTCGGTCCGTCCTGGCCGCGTGGTGGTCTCCGTTCCGGCAGCCAATTCCAAATCCACCCGCCCGCTCGCGCCCTGCTCCCTCTCCTCTCCGCCTGCGGGGCCGCGCCGCTCCCCGAGGACGCGGGCGGGGGCTCGGCCAAGTGGCGGGCGACCGGCGGCGGGGGCACCCGCGTCGTGCGCCAGCTGCGCGCGCTCGTCCTCGACTCGTGCCTCTCCTCCTCTCGCGTCCGCTGAGGCGACTCGTCCTCGGTTCTTGCCTCTTCTCGTCTCGCGTCCGGTGAGGCAATTCGTCCTCGGTTCCTACCTCTCCTCCTCTCGCGTCTGGTTCTATGTTGCTCGTCCTCGCTCGAATTCGTCCGTCGTTTAGAGTAGAAGAATCGCTTCTGATTCGTTCGATTCTGCTCGTCCTCAGTTCCTCTGTTCTGAACCGCGTCTGATTCAATTGGTTTTGCTCGTCCTCGATTCGACCGTTTAGATAGAAATCGCATCCGGTTTGACTTGCTCGTCCTCGCCGTCGTCGTCAGTTCAGAGTCGCGTGTGATTTGATTCTTGCTCGTCCTCGCTGTCGTCGTCAGTTCAGAGTCGCGTGTGATTTGattcttgctcgtcctcgccgTCGCCCTGATGCTCTCGCGTGTTCTTGGGGACGTCTCGTCGGGGGTCTGCGACTCTGGGAGGAAGCGAGCGGTCTGTCGGTCGGTTTGGGTCACCGTCTGGTTGCGAACTAACAAGTCCGTTTGAGAAACTTCTGTTCCTGCGTTCCGTGTTCACGGTGGAGCGATGGTTCCTGCGTTTACTTCTGTTCCTGCGCTTCTGTTATCTGACGATCATGCGTTTCGTGTTCGCGTCGGGGCGACGGTGTGCGGTTCTGGTTTCGAAATTGGAGCAGTGTCAAATCCGTTCCTCTGTTCCATCACCTGCGTTGTTCGTCCTCTGTCGATTCTTGTTCTACCGGCAGGCGTGTGTGCTCCCATACTAGATGCAGAGAATCTTGTTCTTGTCTGTTACGGTTGTTCTGATGCTGTTTTTTCCAACTTGTTTCTTGCTATCATGCTTTGCTTATGTTCCAATATATGATGTTGTGTGTTCAACTTGTTTCTTGTTATCATGCTTTGCTTATGTTCCAATATATGATGATTTGTGTTCAGGGGTGCAAACGATGTAGGCCGTGGGTACCGTGATGTGAGGCTTCTCTCCTCCTGATAAATTAGGATGATAGGCTGAGCAGAAAAGCCTGACTCTTGTAACAATCACTTGCTTGGTTTCCACATCTTTGCGTGGCCGATTTGCATCCAATGCATCATAATCACGTTTTCCCTGTTTGTTTTCATATCCAATGCATCCACACCCTTTTCCCTGTTTGTTTTCACTTCTTTTCCTAATCAATAATCATGTTTACCATGGTGTTCGACAATACTGCACTTCTACTGTTCTTTGTTCCCTTTTGAAGTTCACTGATTCAAATCTGATGTGGCAGGTAGGAATATTGATGTCACTTCTGTGTTAGTATACTAGCCATGGTGTGTTTTATTCAAGTTACTAACCATATCTCTTACAAATTTGCCTTGAGATGCTACATGTTTATATGGCATGATTGATTGCTGTTTGTGTATGGTTATTAAGATTGTTTGTTGTttgttgattgattgattgattgttgTTTGCTGTttgttgattgattgattgattgattgattgttgTTTGCTGTttgttgattgattgattgattgattgattgttgTTTGTTGATTGGTACTCCTGATCATAGGTAACAGACCTTGCACTAttcttttttctgaatttttttgtgatTATAGGTAACAGACCTAGACAATGCATTTCCACTGTTCCTTGTTCCCTTTTCAAGTTCACTTATTCAAATCTGATGTGGAAGGTATGAATATTGATATCACTTCTGTGTTACTCGTATACTAGCTATGGTGTGTTTTATTCAAGTTATTAACCATCTCTTACAAATTTTCCTTGAGATGGTACATTTTTATATGGCGCGATTGATTGCTGTTTGTTGAATGTGAACTCATATCTTGATGAATAATCATTTAGGCTAACTTGGTCTTGGTAGTTCCTGATCATAGGTAACACCCTATTACTTGTTTAGTGTAGACTGATTATTCTTTTTTTCTGAACTTTATTGTGATTATGTCTTCACATTACACTACTCTCAGATCCATATCGACATGCCCATGTTGTCTGATAAGGATAAAGATGTAAGGAACTTCTCCCAAGAATCTCTCTTGCTCCTTGTATTAACTTGGCGACTAGACTTTACATGTTAATTTTTTTTTCGTGACACTGGAGCTCCTTGCTGTAACCCATTATATGACTTTGTGAGCATGCACCACTTTCAGGTTATGAAAAATGGGGCGCTCCAAACAAGATTGACTTCCTCTCTCTTTCTTATACAAGGCATGCAGAAGAGGCAAGTAAGTAACTCATTATGTCATTATGACTTCACAGTGCCATCTTTCCCAACAGATTGAATTTTTTTATATTGGTATTTTGTTGAATAGCATCACATGTTTGTTTGCACTTCATACTTTGGAAAGATGTTCCTAACATTGATAGTATTTTTCCTGCAATAGGCACGGGAGTTCCTCTCAAAGTTGGTTATCTTAGCCAAAACTCTGATTTTTGCCAAAATTGAGAATGTGGAGGTAATTAACATGTATTTTTCTATCGAGTACTACTTTGTTCGTTCTTAGGTGTTCTTATTTCAGAAGTGCAACATGGCTGGAAAGCCTGCTGTTGTTACTCGTGTTGTGGACAGTATGACGGACAACCTAAGGCTCACTCGTTTGGAGGCAACTGACGTGTCAAACGCGGTGCTGGACGGTTAGTTTTTGCCTCTTGTAGATATCTTATACTTTGGTGATCCTGTACAGCTGCTCATTACTGCACCCAAACAAACTATAATTACACAAGCTGTAACATGAATAACAATTGTTTTGTTCAGGTAGTGATGCCATTCTCCTTGGTGCTGAGACTCTCCGTGGGTTGTATACAGTTGAGACTATTTCAACAGTATGCAGAATTGGTGCTGAGGTGAACTTTCTTTTGGAGGTCTATGTTCTCTTGATAAACATGGGCCTGTTTGGGAGGGCATTTATTGATCCTTTTATAGCTCAAATCAGACTTCAATACTAAAATGTTACAAGTAAATACAATTCTTCCGAACAGCCCCTAAATGTGTTCTCAACAAGTATAGCTTTGGCACTCTAATGTAATCTAATGGAAATTTACTCCTTCCTGCCTTTTCTCTCTTCATGTTTGGTGATATATTTTCATGAATTGTTTCACAGGCTGAGAAGGTCTTCAACCAGGATTTGTACTTCAAGCGAACCATGAAATACGTGGGAGAACCCATGACCCACTTGGAGTCTATTGCTTCCTCTTTAGTGCGTATTTTGGAACCTTGGATTTTCCAACCTTTTGTTAGTGTTTACAGGGGAACAATTTCTGTCTTCCATGGATTGAATATCAGTCTATGACACTTGGGTTtataagtctgaaatagttcaCTACCTATTTGCTAGGTGCGGGCTGCTATCAAAGTTAAGGCTTCAGTCATCATTTGCTTCACCTCATCTGGACGGGAGAAAAAGAGTATTTCTTCTTATAGGCGCTTCACCTCATCTTGTAGTTTAATGGAAATTGATTCATATATTATGCCGTATCGAGTATCTGCAGGCTAATTGCCAAGTACAGGTCCACCATGCCGTTCCTCGTCTAAAAACAAATCAATTGAAGTGGAGCTTCACAAGCGCATTTGAAGTATGTGAACAGCCTCTTTCCTTGTAACCTTTTTAGTACCTCCTTCTGTGTGTGCTATATCTAGGTAATAATGATTCAGAACTAGCATGCTGATCTTCAAACTTTGAAAGATAACTTCAGGCTATAGTTTTTGTTAATGACAAATCTAACACTGAACCTTGCACAATCGTGCAACTCAATACAGAGGAATAATATATAAGTATTTGTCATGTAATGCTAGAAAATTCATTTAGCATTTAACCTTCATGGTTTTGCCTTGATGATATGTATTTAACATCCTTCGTTTCTCTCAGCAAAATAATTGCTCCTTTATTTTTACTTGGTGCATAATTcttactacctccgtttcagtttataaGGGAGGCCTGTAGTTCTAGATCATCAGTTTGACCAACGAAATATGTATTATATGCTGAAGTATACCATTGAAATTCGTATTCGAAATAGGTTTTTCATGGTGTACCTTTTGTAGCATAGCTCATATTTCATTGGCCAAATCGTTGATCTGAAAATAAGCAGGTGCATAACAAACCGAAAGATTGGGAGTATGTTGTTCAACTGGACTCGCTAATATACTATAGAATTTACCCTGATGAGAAACAGTGAGGTGTTCAACTAGACTCACTAATTAACATGTATTACCACATGTctaatacatccgtatctagacaaatctaagacaagtaattcgggacggagggagtactacagaaTTTTGCCTGATAAGAAACAATACTGCTTATGTTGGACCAAGACTTGTATCTGGTGTTTGGCAGTGTGCCACTGTTATAACTCACATTTGTTGCATTATCTTCCTGCAGGCAAGACAATCACTCATAGTTAGAGGCCTCTTTCCCATGCTTGCTGATCCACGTCACCTGGTGAGTTAACCTGCCTTTCATCCGTTGGCTACATTAACCATTCTTTGGTGGTTCTTTTCAATTTTAGAATACATGACCCAGTATATGTATAATAATAAAAATAGGAACTACCTATATAAATATCAACGTCCTTGTTCTGAACATAATTCCCAATATGTGAAAAGTGGATGCTTTTACATACATCAGGCTAGTGAATTAATTCTGCTTTTAGGGTTTTTGCTTGCATCATGTTCTACTTACAAATGGAATAAACACTAGACTGCAGTTCACTTTCGAACTGTTGGCAAGTCATCATAAGCTTGgttaatcagtactccctccgttcgaaaatacttgtcatcaaaatggataaaaagagatgtatctagaactaaaatacgtccatatacatccccttttatccattttgatggcaAGTACATTATTTGGAACTTGACTGGTGGTAGGCTGGTTTGTTTATTCTGTATAATATAAACGCAATTCATGAGCTTATAAGCTGGTGTGCACCAGTGAGGCTGATGGTTGGAGGTTTCATATTGCATCCACCTTGAATTATTTGGTAGCTAGAATTCCTTGATTTGGACCCAACAAGTAAGAAGCTTTGGTTTGCCTGGTGATTTGTACTGACATTGTTTCTGTGCCCTGCAGGCTGAATCTACTAGCACTAGAAATGAATCAGTGTTGAAGGTTACTCTTGACCACTGCAAAGCATCGGGTGTGATCAAGTCGCATGGCTTACCTTAGCCAGAATTTCTATAAGAATGTTGCTCATGTTACATGCCTTGCTTTCTCTAGTAAGTAGAACAAGAATACATTAACATTTCTTTTATGTCTGTATGCGTACACTCATAATATTTGAATTACAAACCAAATTCTAAGTAAATAAGCATGTGTCTCTGTGCCTA is from Triticum aestivum cultivar Chinese Spring chromosome 1B, IWGSC CS RefSeq v2.1, whole genome shotgun sequence and encodes:
- the LOC123111254 gene encoding pyruvate kinase 1, cytosolic, with translation MPMLSDKDKDVMKNGALQTRLTSSLFLIQGMQKRQAREFLSKLVILAKTLIFAKIENVEPAVVTRVVDSMTDNLRLTRLEATDVSNAVLDGSDAILLGAETLRGLYTVETISTVCRIGAEAEKVFNQDLYFKRTMKYVGEPMTHLESIASSLVRAAIKANCQVQVHHAVPRLKTNQLKWSFTSAFEARQSLIVRGLFPMLADPRHLAESTSTRNESVLKVTLDHCKASGVIKSHGLP